Within Spinacia oleracea cultivar Varoflay chromosome 4, BTI_SOV_V1, whole genome shotgun sequence, the genomic segment GCCAGGTGCAAAACCGAAGAAGTTGATATTCGAGATGACTGACGACTCCGAGGACCTGTCCGACGGCGAAGAGCCACATGGAGAAGAAGATGAAGCAACACTGGACCCCGTAACCAAGCGCCTGAATAAGATGGAAACTCACATGAAGAAGCAATGCTCGCTGATGCTGAAACTGATGACCAAGCTGCCAGGGGCACTAACGCCTGTGGAAACCGAACCGACCGACGGGTATGCAGCGTCGCCATTCTGTGAAGCGATCGCCAGGGTGACGGTCCCACACAAGCTCCGACTCCCTACCTGGACCACCTTGTACAACGGAACGTCCGATCCATACAGACACGTCAACGTCTACAAGCAGCGAATGTGGCAGATCGGCATCCCCTACGACCTGGTCGAGCCCGTCATGTGCAAATCATTCGGAGGAACCCTTGACGGAGCGGCTCTGGAGTGGCTCATGAACATAACACCTGGATCCATCTACTGCCTGTCCGACCTCATCAACGCCTTCTGCCAGCAGTCGCCAGCAGTCGCCAGTTGGAGAAACAGACGAGTGACCTCTATCGGTTGGTCCAAGGACCTaccgagtcggtacgcgattattttaaccgttttaattgtgaGAAAATTAGTATAAAAAACTGTGATGTCAGGACAGCCATCGAAGCATTCAAGAGAGGTCTCATCCCCAACTCGGAGTTGTACCGGGAGATAACCAAGTATCCCTGCGCAACCTTCGAGGAGGTCAGATCGAGAGCCACTGCCCAGATGCGGATCGAAGACGATGAGATTACACGAATGGCTTCTCAGCGACCAACAGGGGCAGCAGCGACAGGAGGTCGTACACCCCGAGGAGCAACAACTGGAGACACCAGCCGTACAACCGCCAGAACCAGGTACAAAATGTCAATCAATATGATGATGCTAACAATGTTTACAGGAATGAACGGGTCGTTTATCCCCCCATCTCCGACTATGGCTTCAACGTCGACATCGGAGGCGTGGTGAACGCCCTTCAAAATGTAGGTGGTACCGTTAGATGGCTTAAGAGGAGCGACATACCAGACTCCATAAAAGACATGAGCAAGTGGTGCGACTTCCACCGCGACAATGGCCACACAACCGAGGAGTGCATCTCCCTCAAAAAGGAGGTAGCTTATCTATTAAAAAGGGGCCACCTGAAGGAGCTGCTGAGCGACAAAGGGAAGGAGACGTACAACAAGGACAACAACCCCCAGCCTAGCCCAGCACCAGGCGGCGACCGACCCGCCCCGCCCACGTTCAAAAAAGTGGTAAATGTTATCTCTGGTGGTTCAGATATATGTTGACTAACTtcttctgcagctaaaaaaATCAACAGAGGCGAATCTGAAGCCGTCAAAGAGGGGCAGACCGAAGAAGAAGTGGCACTCGACAAATCATTAGCAGCAATGATAATAACCTTCGACGACTCAGATTCAACCGACGCACAACAGGAACATCACGACGGGCTAGTCATATCGCTCCCAATAGGCAACGCTCTAATCAAAAGGATATTGATCGACAACGGCAGTTCAGCAAACGTACTGTTCTTAGAGGCTCTACAAGAAATGGGACTTAAAGAAAAGAATATAATCAGAAGGTCGACGGTCTTAGTAGGGTTCAGTGGAGAATCGCTACGGACAGTAGGGGAGATATCACTGCCTACGTACGCATAAGGTGTTAATGTGATGACCAAGTTCAACGTCGTCGACTGCCCATCGGCATACAACGTCATCCTGGGACgaccatggatccacaaaatgaaaGCAGTGCCATCAACATACCACCAATCAATCAAGTTTCCAACCAAATGGAGGGTCATGGAAATTAAAGGACAACAAAGGGACGCGAAGAAATGTTATGAAACGGCGCTGAAACCATCAAAGTCATCTATCTAGCAATTACAGCCAGGGTCGACGGTAGACGATCACAACAGATCGATGAGATAATATTAGACCAGACGAAGCCAGACCAAGTCGTAAGGATCGGAGCGTCGCTGCCTGACAACATCAAAAGTCAGATAGTGTCATTCCTAAGAGAAAACTCGGACTGCTTCGCTTGGTCGCACGAAGACATGACAGGAATCAGCCCGGACGTCATCACCCACAAACTCAATGTCGACCCCAACTTTAAGCCAGTGAAATAGAAACGTCAAAAGTTTGCGCCTGAAAGGAATAAAATCAAAGACGAAGAAGTTCAAAAACTGATAGATTCCGGGAAAGTCAGGGAAGTCAAGTATCCAGATTGGTTAGCAAATGTCGTCGTCGTCAGCAAAAAAACCGGAAAGTGGAGATTTTGCATCGACTTCAcagacatcaacaaagcatgccccaaagatccGTTCCCTCTGCCGCACATCGACGCCTTGGTCGACGCCACAACCGGACACGAGCTactcacattcatggacgcctactcaggATATAACCAGATCCTTATGAACCAAGACGACCAGGAGAAAACATCTTTTGTAACAGATagaggaatttattgttataaagtcatgccttttggtcttaaaaatgcaggtgcgacATACCAACGATTGGTCAACAAGATGTTCAAAGACCAACTTGGAGACACAATGGAGGTCTACATCAATGACATGCTAGTGAAATCGAGGAAGGCGGACGATCACGTGGAACACCTACGACAATCCTTCGACATATTGAGGAAATACGGTATGAAGCTTAACCCAACTAAATGTTCTTTCAGAGTGTCCGCAGGAAAATTCTTAGGATACATCGTCACCCAACGAGGAATCGAGGCCAGCCCCGACCAGGTGCGCGCAatcatcaacattcaatcccccaggaacataaaagaggtacaGCGCTTGACAGGGAGAGTGGCGGCACTAAACCGTTTTATTTCGCGGTCGTCGGACAAGTGTCGTTTATTCTACGACGTCTTGCGCAAAAACAAGGGTTTTAACTGGACCGAAGACCACGAAACAGCTTTgcaaaacctcaaaaaatatatGATGTCGCCACCCCTCCTGTCCAAGCCCAAAGAGGGCGAAGTCCTACAACTTTATCTAGCCGTCAGCTCAACAACGGTCAGTGCTGTCCTAGCTCGAGAAGACAAAACGCAACAACTACTATTTACTACATCAGTAAGTCGCTACTAGAAGCAGAAACCAGGTATTCCTCCCTCGAAAAACTCATTTTAGCACTCGTTACCGCAGCCAAAAAGCTAAGGCATTATTTTTaaactcaccaaatagtggtgatgactaatTATCCAATCAAGTCTGTGATGCGTAGACCAGAACTAACAGGTCGAATGGAGAAATGGACAATCGCGCTAGGAAGCTTCGACATCAAATACCAACCGAGAACGGCTGTAAAATCGCAGGCCCTAGCGGATTTTGTGGCAGACTTTAGCCCCGGCTTGGAGAAGATAGCGGACGACGAaatcaaactcatcaataacaTAGAAGAAATATGGACACTCTTTGTCGACGGTTCATCTAACTTTCGTGGTGCAGGTCTAGGCGTCGTACTAAAttcgccacaaggggacatgatagcacagGCCATTTGCTGCGATTTCAAGGCGACAAACAACAAAGCAGAATACGAGGCACTAATCGCTGGACTGACGTTAGCCGAAGAATTGGGGGCAAGCGGACTCAACATCTTCAGCGACTCACAACTAATCGTCAACCAGATTAACGACGACTACGAAGCTAaagacctaaaaatgaccttATACCTCGAGAAAGCAAAAAAGCTAACCTCCAAATTTAAACCCTTCTCCATTAAACAAGTGCCACGAGACTTAAACACACAAGCCGACGCCCTTGCCAACCtaggatccgcactcagaaaATCACCATTTTCGACCATACCTCTGGTACACCTACTGTCGCCCGCTATTGAAAAAGACATACCACAAGACGCCAGCCTCGTCCTATCAACCACAAACACGGATAGCTGGACCAAACCCATTCTCGACTACCTAGCACACGAAACCCTACCCGGCGACAAGCTCGAAGCCAGGAAGATACTCTTCAAAGCAtcacgatatgttattttgcaggacATACTATTTAAAAGATCAGCGAACGGAATGTTGATGCGATGTGCAGAAAAAACAGAATGGGAAGGAGAACTAAAGcaataccacgaaggagaatgTGGCGTACACGAAGGAGGACGAAGCTTGTCAACCAGGATCAAAAGAaacggatactattggccaGCAATGCTCAAAGACGCGATGAGGTACGTAGCTAAGTGCGACAAATGTCAACGACACgcaggtatgacacataaaccatcTGAATTCTTACACCCCCACCTTAACTCCAtggcctttcatgaaatggggaatggacATCGTCGGTAAATTACTCGTCGCCCCAGGACAGAAGGTCTTCATGCTAGCTCTAACggattatttttctaagtggaTAGAGGCAGGCGCGTTCCAACAAGTAAGAGACAAAGAGGTGTGTTCGTTTATATGGACTAACATTATATGCAGGTTCAGAGTACCATCAGAAATCATATGCGACAACGGATCACAATTCATCAACGACAAAACCAGAGCTTTCTGCAAGACATGGAACATCGAACTAAAGACGTCGACGCCAAGATACCCCCAAGCAAACGGACAGGCGGAATCCAGCAACAAAACAATCATCGCATCGCTAAAAAAGCGACTTGACGACAAGAAGGGGCGATGGGCAGAAGAACTGCCATCCATTCTATGGGCCAATaggacgacgcctaggacggcgaCGGGACAGAATCCCTTCTCACTCGTTTATGGGTGCGAGGCAGTGCTGCCCCCCGAAGTGACATTGCCCAGTGCACGATATGGACTCATGACACCAGAGCAAAACGACGTGGAACTTAGTGAAAACCTCGACAACACAGAAGACTTCAGAGAGGCAGCATTGATAAGGATGGCGTCGCAACAACAGATCGTGGCTACATGCTTCAACAAGAACGTCAAAGTAAAAAATTTCAAGGAAGGCGACTGGGTGCTGCGTAAAGTATTTCAAAACACAAAGGAACTAAACGCAGGTAAACTCGCACCAGCTTGGGAAGGACCGTACTTGATCGATAAAATCGtcggaaagggggcatacaGACTCGTCACCAAAGACGGCAAGTCGGTCCCCCGAAGCTGGAACGCCACCCACCTTAAACTTTACCACTTTTGAACAACCGTCGTGTCCAATTTTATCAGTCTTCGCCTTGTCGCTCCTatcctttatttattttatcgcTTTATTTTCGTTTAAAatcttaagcatcggagggccgttggcatccccaacggccaatcctcctagcAACGCATGTTTCCTTTTGCAGAAGGCGCCGGATAA encodes:
- the LOC130472163 gene encoding uncharacterized protein, whose product is MTTEEMTLAEMKAAYEKAQAELAQERASIENLQKELDSVKSTKHQSRYKPGAKPKKLIFEMTDDSEDLSDGEEPHGEEDEATLDPVTKRLNKMETHMKKQCSLMLKLMTKLPGALTPVETEPTDGYAASPFCEAIARVTVPHKLRLPTWTTLYNGTSDPYRHVNVYKQRMWQIGIPYDLVEPVMCKSFGGTLDGAALEWLMNITPGSIYCLSDLINAFCQQSPAVASWRNRRVTSIAIEAFKRGLIPNSELYREITKYPCATFEEVRSRATAQMRIEDDEITRMASQRPTGAAATGGRTPRGATTGDTSRTTARTRNERVVYPPISDYGFNVDIGGVVNALQNVGGTVRWLKRSDIPDSIKDMSKWCDFHRDNGHTTEECISLKKEVAYLLKRGHLKELLSDKGKETYNKDNNPQPSPAPGGDRPAPPTFKKVVNVISGGSDIC